From the Verrucomicrobiota bacterium genome, one window contains:
- a CDS encoding outer membrane lipoprotein-sorting protein, which produces ASLSPASRTGRVPHSSSGSPGRTRPTEFRVREEGSLAQEASHEPFDVQRSMFDASEKCLGTCRAPHGRASLSPASRVGRVQSSSSGSPGRTRPTEFRVRAAFLGLLLLIAAPPSVLLAAEPSDTEAAALVSELLSQRPPEDLTLTGRLRVSNSKGTLSRLQVKYTVKLHPDRWEGTYEAGPAGAPPAERLTVVHFHDSPNQYLHWRAAKPTQPAAEPARLSGAQAAIPFAGSDFWLSDLGLEFLHWPKQRLARDKIRMRNHRLCHVLESTNPNPADKDYAQVVSWIDREFGGLIYAVAYDAAGRKVKVFELRSFTKNQATGMQMWNEKTDTKTYLELQPGPK; this is translated from the coding sequence GCTCACTAGCGCAAGAAGCTTCCCATGAACCGTTCGACGTTCAACGTTCGATGTTCGATGCGAGCGAGAAGTGCTTGGGAACCTGCCGTGCCCCTCACGGTAGGGCGAGCCTGTCCCCAGCGAGCCGAGTCGGACGTGTTCAGAGCTCGTCGAGCGGCTCGCCGGGACGGACTCGCCCTACCGAGTTCAGGGTGAGAGCGGCCTTCCTTGGCCTGCTCTTGCTGATCGCCGCGCCTCCCTCGGTACTGCTTGCGGCCGAGCCTTCGGACACCGAAGCCGCCGCGCTCGTTTCCGAACTGCTTTCGCAACGGCCACCTGAGGATTTGACGTTGACCGGCCGGTTGCGAGTCTCGAATAGCAAAGGCACGCTTTCGCGGCTGCAAGTCAAATACACCGTCAAACTGCACCCGGACCGTTGGGAGGGGACTTACGAAGCCGGTCCGGCGGGCGCGCCGCCTGCGGAGCGGCTGACCGTTGTCCACTTCCATGACTCCCCCAACCAGTATCTCCACTGGCGCGCCGCTAAACCGACCCAGCCGGCCGCAGAGCCTGCTCGCCTTTCCGGCGCCCAGGCCGCGATTCCATTCGCGGGATCAGATTTTTGGCTCTCGGATCTGGGTCTGGAATTCTTGCACTGGCCCAAACAACGATTGGCCAGGGACAAAATACGGATGCGCAACCACCGCCTTTGCCACGTTCTGGAAAGCACGAACCCCAATCCGGCGGACAAGGACTACGCGCAAGTTGTGTCGTGGATCGATCGCGAATTTGGCGGGTTGATTTACGCCGTGGCCTATGATGCCGCAGGCCGGAAGGTCAAGGTTTTCGAGTTAAGAAGCTTCACCAAAAACCAGGCCACAGGGATGCAGATGTGGAACGAGAAAACCGACACCAAGACGTACCTGGAATTGCAGCCCGGACCGAAGTGA
- a CDS encoding RNA polymerase sigma factor, which produces MQQFNVVTLQGGNGVAWRLPCSTNARRRDNPVPPLSNSPWHCRSQAKNLWTQQTDRTKRSRTLVRTPHDGAPSRSVPVWASSKFGAIYEAHAQSIYYLALRLLGDPTQAEDATHDVFLKAYRKMSQFRGDSAVRTWLYRIAINHCRNLLQTWHHRHMVSNADDAIWETSSVATDNPLRVLETKELGQRIQKTLDALPEEYRLLLLLVADEKLSYQDVATLTGQTADAVRGKLHRARKAFAAAFARFA; this is translated from the coding sequence ATTCAACAATTTAACGTTGTAACGTTGCAAGGCGGTAACGGCGTGGCATGGCGCTTGCCATGCTCCACAAACGCTCGTCGCCGTGACAACCCGGTGCCACCGCTGTCCAATTCTCCGTGGCATTGCCGGTCGCAAGCAAAGAATTTGTGGACACAGCAGACGGATCGCACGAAAAGGTCAAGGACCCTTGTCCGCACTCCGCACGACGGCGCGCCGTCTCGCAGTGTCCCGGTGTGGGCTTCGAGCAAATTCGGCGCGATCTACGAAGCCCATGCCCAGAGCATTTACTATCTCGCGTTGCGGCTGCTGGGTGATCCCACACAGGCCGAGGACGCCACGCACGACGTGTTCCTCAAGGCCTACCGCAAGATGAGCCAGTTTCGAGGCGATTCCGCGGTGAGGACCTGGCTTTATCGGATCGCCATCAATCATTGCCGGAACCTCCTGCAAACATGGCACCACCGCCACATGGTCAGCAACGCGGATGACGCGATCTGGGAAACGTCGTCGGTCGCAACCGACAATCCTTTGCGCGTCCTGGAGACGAAAGAACTGGGCCAGCGCATCCAGAAGACGCTCGACGCGCTGCCCGAAGAATATCGGCTGCTCCTTCTGCTGGTGGCGGACGAAAAGCTGAGTTACCAGGACGTCGCGACCCTCACGGGCCAAACCGCCGATGCCGTCCGCGGCAAACTCCATCGCGCCCGGAAAGCCTTTGCTGCGGCCTTCGCCAGGTTCGCCTGA
- a CDS encoding PAS domain S-box protein yields MRKKPSARARSNFALWSPRWPTSFSTLDREQRHTGVYGKWLEKEGLAPEFFLGKTAREVLGPGAGPVHEQANLKALAGEHVVYEWSLARAQGKPRYFQTSLSPIRNAAGDVVGIVGVGRDITAAKNGEIRMAAFSALGQRLSLATQPKDAASIIADVADSLFGWDACTVDVYDADKDEVFPLLNVDIVNGQRTAVEPVRVGTPATPSQRRVLEHGPELILRPDPLVFPAESIPFGDTSRPSASLLFTRIRNASKVIGLLSVQSYTANAYTAEDLETLQTLADLCGGALERIRAAEALRQTEARYHSIFDNAVEGLAQVAPEGRFLTANPALARMLGYASPEELMASITDIGQQLYVDPNWRKVLTRQLAEKGFIKGHEIQAYRKDGQIIRVSISSHVARDEGGKVLYFESVIEDITERKSLETQLRHIQKLESIGQLAAGVAHDFNNLLTIIQGYTSLLQNSPDPQADLREALAQIGNAAQRGADLTRQLLTFSRRQPMRPVLLDLNEVVRNVGKVLQRVLGEHMTLQCHECPALPLIEADLGMVEQVIMNLAVNARDAMPQGGTLTLATEAIEIDAAYVSTHPEAATGPHVALTVSDTGIGMDAATLGRIFEPFFTKKEVGKGTGLGLATVYGVVKQHQGWIEVTSAVGRGSTFKVLLPATRKQAGERGTEKPTKTGFEGNGETILVVEDEPALRSLARRVLQNYGYSVLDAGSGREALDVWEKNASEIHLLLTDMVMPGGMTGRELARRLRIRDPLLKVIYTSGYSPEAVAEGLELIEGVNFLAKPYRPGALAKIVQARLHPESSDREGSLPV; encoded by the coding sequence ATGCGGAAGAAGCCCTCCGCGAGGGCGAGATCAAATTTCGCTCTCTGGTCACCGCGATGGCCGACGTCGTTTTCCACGCTCGACCGCGAGCAGCGCCACACGGGTGTTTATGGCAAATGGCTCGAAAAGGAAGGGTTGGCTCCGGAATTCTTCCTCGGCAAGACGGCTCGCGAGGTCCTGGGTCCCGGCGCCGGCCCGGTTCATGAGCAAGCGAATTTGAAGGCGCTGGCCGGCGAGCACGTGGTTTATGAATGGTCCCTGGCCCGCGCTCAAGGCAAGCCGCGATATTTTCAGACGTCGCTTTCACCCATCCGGAACGCGGCGGGCGACGTTGTCGGAATCGTGGGGGTCGGCCGCGATATCACGGCCGCCAAGAACGGCGAAATCCGCATGGCGGCTTTCTCCGCATTGGGCCAGAGGCTCAGTCTGGCCACCCAGCCGAAGGACGCCGCGAGCATCATCGCGGACGTGGCGGATTCGCTGTTTGGCTGGGATGCTTGCACCGTCGATGTGTACGACGCGGACAAGGACGAAGTATTTCCCTTGCTGAACGTGGACATTGTCAACGGGCAGCGCACGGCGGTGGAGCCGGTGCGCGTGGGCACCCCCGCAACCCCCTCGCAGCGCCGCGTGCTCGAACACGGGCCGGAATTGATTTTGCGCCCGGATCCACTCGTTTTTCCTGCGGAGTCCATCCCTTTCGGGGATACGTCCCGTCCGTCGGCTTCCCTCCTGTTCACGCGGATTCGCAACGCCAGCAAAGTCATTGGGCTGCTCTCGGTGCAAAGCTACACCGCAAACGCTTATACCGCGGAGGATTTGGAAACGCTGCAAACGTTGGCCGATCTGTGCGGCGGCGCGCTGGAACGCATTCGGGCGGCGGAGGCGCTGCGCCAAACCGAAGCCCGGTATCACAGCATCTTCGATAACGCGGTCGAAGGCCTCGCGCAGGTGGCTCCCGAAGGCCGTTTCCTCACGGCCAATCCCGCGCTGGCCCGCATGCTGGGTTACGCGTCCCCGGAAGAATTGATGGCGTCGATCACGGATATTGGCCAGCAACTGTACGTGGACCCGAACTGGCGGAAGGTGTTGACCCGGCAGCTCGCAGAGAAAGGTTTCATCAAAGGCCACGAAATCCAGGCGTATCGCAAGGACGGCCAGATCATCCGGGTCTCGATCAGTTCGCACGTGGCGCGGGACGAGGGCGGCAAAGTTCTGTACTTTGAAAGCGTCATCGAGGACATCACCGAGCGCAAGAGTCTGGAGACGCAGCTTCGGCACATCCAGAAGTTGGAGTCGATCGGGCAGTTGGCGGCCGGAGTGGCGCACGATTTCAACAACCTGCTCACCATCATTCAGGGCTACACCAGCTTGCTTCAGAATAGCCCGGACCCCCAGGCCGACCTCCGTGAAGCCCTGGCGCAGATTGGAAACGCCGCCCAACGCGGCGCCGACCTGACACGCCAGTTGCTCACCTTCAGCCGGCGGCAACCGATGCGGCCGGTGTTGCTCGATTTGAATGAGGTGGTGCGAAACGTCGGCAAAGTGCTCCAGCGCGTGTTGGGCGAGCACATGACTCTCCAATGCCACGAATGCCCTGCGCTGCCGCTGATCGAGGCCGACCTCGGCATGGTGGAACAAGTCATCATGAACCTCGCGGTCAATGCGCGCGATGCCATGCCGCAAGGCGGCACGTTGACCCTGGCGACTGAGGCGATCGAAATCGACGCGGCTTACGTGAGCACGCATCCCGAAGCCGCCACCGGCCCGCACGTCGCCTTGACCGTGAGCGACACGGGCATCGGCATGGACGCCGCGACGCTGGGCCGCATCTTCGAGCCGTTTTTCACGAAGAAAGAAGTGGGCAAAGGCACCGGCCTCGGTCTGGCCACGGTGTACGGCGTGGTCAAACAACACCAGGGCTGGATCGAGGTGACGAGCGCCGTCGGCCGCGGCTCCACTTTCAAAGTCCTTCTGCCGGCGACGAGAAAACAAGCGGGCGAGCGGGGAACGGAAAAGCCAACCAAAACCGGCTTTGAAGGAAACGGCGAGACCATCCTGGTGGTGGAAGACGAACCGGCGTTGCGGTCGCTGGCGCGCCGGGTCCTTCAGAATTACGGCTACTCGGTTCTTGACGCCGGGTCTGGTCGCGAAGCGCTGGACGTCTGGGAGAAGAACGCCTCGGAAATCCACCTGCTGCTCACGGACATGGTGATGCCCGGCGGCATGACGGGACGCGAGCTGGCCCGGCGACTCCGGATTCGGGATCCGCTTCTGAAAGTGATTTACACTAGCGGTTACAGCCCGGAAGCCGTGGCCGAAGGACTCGAATTGATCGAAGGCGTCAACTTTCTCGCCAAGCCGTATCGTCCCGGCGCGCTGGCCAAGATTGTGCAAGCGCGGCTCCATCCCGAATCAAGCGATCGGGAAGGGTCGTTGCCCGTCTGA